The Mangrovibacillus cuniculi sequence TCATGGATTCCTTGGCCAGAATCTTGTACCTCGAATATAGCATTAGACCCTTTTCTACTACTCTTTATCTTTACGTTGCCACCCTCTGGAGTATGTCGCAGTGCATTGTCAATTAGGTTCGTAAACACTTGCTCTAAGCGATCTGGATCCGCCCATATACTTCCCAGCAATTCATTTTCCGTAGAAAGTTGAACAGAAGATTCTCTTGCAACACCTTGAAACTTTAAACTTATTCTTTTAATAAATGAACTTATTGGTACATCATCTTTCGAAATAGATTGATAACCCGCTTCCATTCTAGCTAAATCTAGTAAATCATTCACAAGCCTTCCCATTCGAAGAGACTCATCGTAAATGATTTTTGCGAACTCTTTCTTTTCTTCATCTGTTCCAGCAATGTCATCCATTATTGCTTCACTATATCCTTGTAACATCGATATGGGGGTACGTAATTCATGAGAGACATTTGCGATGAAATCCTTTCTAAGAACATCATGCTTTCTTTCTTCTGTCATATCACGTAAAACGGCTACCGCACCCCTTACTGATTGTTCATTATACAGTGGCGTGATAACAATCATATACGTACGACCTTGAACCGTCATCTCCGTAAATTGTTCTTTTTCTGTTTCCATGACTTTTGAAAATAGCAGGACGACATCCTTTGGAACAGCTTGGAATGCTTCTCCCTCTTTCTCATAATGAGCTTGCTCTAAGAATCTGTCGGCGGGAGGATTCGTTATTAATACAGTTCCATCTCTATTTATGGTAATTACGCCATCTGCCATTGAACTTAAAATACTAAAGAGTTGTTCTTTTTCCTGGTTGAGCGCATGGATATGATACGTAATTTGTCGCCCCATTTGATTAAAGGCTGTTGCGAGTTCTCCAATTTCGTCATTCGTTAATATCGGAACCTTTGATGAAAAATTTCCTTTAGAAACTTCAAAAGCAGCTTCTCTCATTTTTCTTAGAGGTGCCGTTATTCGTGTAGACAAAAAGAAAGCAAATATGGTGGTTAAAATAATGGCTATCCCTGCTGCAAGTAAGATAACTTGTGTTGTTTGTTGGGTCGTTTGTTTTAACACCTGAAGAGATTGAAATACAAACACACCATACGTTTTTCCATCCGTGTGTTTATAAGGTGTTCCAGAAACGATTACGTTTTCATAGCGATCTCTTGAACCACTAAGTGTGCCAACTCTAATTTCTTGTGTAACAGTTTCTCCAGTAAAGACCTTTAAAAGCATAGGAGAAGACGCAATATCTTTATTAGAAACTACCAGTTCTTCTGACTTTGTTGCGTGTAATCTATTTCCTTCTGCATCTGTAATAATTACTTGAGAGGGAGAATCAATTATTTCATCAACAATTTCTAAACCATACATTAACTCAGAATGTTCTGCTAGTATGGTTGATACCTTTTCAGCAGATCGGAGTAACTCCTTCTCGACTTCATCAACATGATAGTTTTGAAAAAATTCTAATAGCAGAATAGTCAAAACAAATAAAACAAAAGAAACGAGAAGCAGGATGGTAATCCAAAGCTTCCCAACAACACTTTTCCAAATTTTCATTATTGCACTACCTCAAACTTATACCCTACTCCCCAAACAGTAACAATCATTTTAGCAGCAGGTTCTGACACTTTGTTTAATTTTTCTCTCAACCTTTTTACATGTGTGTCTACCGTTCGAAGGTCTCCAAAAAACTCATATTGCCAGACTTCTTTTAGTAGGTTTTCACGATCAAACACCTTATCCGGCGTCTTAGCTAAAAAATGCAACAGTTCGTACTCTTTAGGTGTTAAGCTCACCTCTACTCCGTCAGCTGTTACACGGTGTGCATCATTATCAATCGTCAGATGTGGAAACACCAATACATCTTTTGCACGAGGTTCTGGATTAACTAATGTAGCGGAGTTAGTTCTACGTAACAATGCCTTTACCCGTAAGATGACTTCACGAGGAGAAAACGGTTTAACAATATAATCATCTGTGCCAAGCTCAAAGCCTTGCACTCTATTTGCTTCTTCCCCTTTAGCTGTTAGCATGATAATGGGTGTATTTTTCTTTTCTCTTATCCCTTCACACACCTCCATACCATCCATTCCTGGCATCATAACGTCCAATAATATACAATCAAAATGGAAATCAACACCCAGCTGCAAGGCTGTTATACCGTCTTCCGCTTCTGTCACTTCATATCCTTCCCGTTCTAAATACATTTTTAAAAGTCGACGGATTCTTTCTTCATCATCTACTACTAATATTTTCATTTTATCTTCCATGGCTAATGCCTCCAGTCCATTATCTATTACCTCTATTATGTACAAATAACAAGTAAAATGTCGATTCATAAGTGAAAAGCTCAGCGCAATAAAGGCATCCCCTTTATTTTGCTGAGCTCTCTTGTTGCATTAAGCATATGAATGTAGGCCTGCAATTACAAGGTTCACAACAATTAAGTTGAACATGATAATAACGAAACCAATAACAGCTAACCAAGCAGAGCGTTCTCCGCTCCAGCCAGCTCCTAAGCGTAAATGAAGATAGGCTGCATAAAATAACCAAGTCACTAGAGCCCATACCTCTTTTGGATCCCATCCCCAGAATCTTGTCCATGCAATCTGTGCCCAAATCATTGCGAAAATCAATGCTCCTAACGTAAATACAGGAAAACCTATTATTACGGAACGATAATTTATTTCATCCAGTACTTCGTTGTTTGCATTTTTCACCAAAGGTTGTATTAGTGCACCGATACGTTTTCTGGAAATTAGTCTAATAATCCAATATAGGATCACTCCACCTATTAAAGAAAGAACAAACGTGTTCAGTTTCTTTGCATTTATAATAGCAGGTACCTCTATTAGTGGTTTAAAAGTAGAGCCGTTCACAATGGAATATTCATTTGGACCAAAAACAGGAGGAAGAGTAAAATCCATGTCCTGCGTTTCACCCGCTTTGTCTACCCACGTCATCTCTGAAGAGAAGCCACTTAAAGAAGAGACAGTAGTGATAAGAATAAATGCAACAGTAGCAACTAAGCCATATAGTACAAGCTCTAATGCAGTTGTTTTACCTGACTTCTTTGATTGGTTAACATTTTTTAGTAGATACAATAATCCTGCTGCACAAGAAATAGCTAAAATAGCTTCTCCTAGTGCCGCTGTAATTACATGGATTGCTAACCAATTACTTTGTAGCGCTGGAATTAGTGGCGAAACTTCTCTTGGGAACATACTTGCATAGGCAATTACTAACACAGCAATTGGTAAGGCAGCCAAACCAAGAATAGTTGTTCGATAAATAGAGAATAACAATAAGAAAGCTCCGACTAACATCATGCCAAAAAAGGTTGTAAATTCAAATAGATTACTTACAGGAGCATGCCCAGCAGCTATCCATCTAACAACGAAATATCCTAATTGCAAAATAAATCCAATGGTAGTTAATCCTATTCCCCATTTTCCAAAACGATTTACTTTACTGTCTTTCGTTCCTTTTACACTTCCAGCAATTAAGGCAATGGAAATTAAATAAAGAACAAAAGCTCCATACAACAATGTTGAACTAATTGTATACAATCCCATTACGCTGTCCCCTCCTTACGCTCGTTAAATTGTTCTCGTTGGTCATGTAGCAGAGGGAAACCTGTTCCTTCCATCACACCATCTAGCTCACGTTTCAAGCCAAGCCAGTTTTTATTTGTTAAACCAGAAATATATGTTATTTCACCTGAACGCTTTATCCAGAGTCTTCGATGATTCCAGTATGAACCTTGCATTACCCCAATCATGAATATTAGACCTCCGAGTGCTAATACCCATAAAGTTAAATCTTTTCTGATGGTTAAACCAGATATATTTCTTGTATCTAGTCCAGCGAAAGATAATTTAAACTGATTTTCTCCTAAAGGCTCTACATTTTGTTGTATGCCAAGGAAAGCTGTTTCCCCATTTGGTGTTTCTGGAGTTATCATAGAAAAAAGAAACGCTGGATTATTCGGTACTGGAGATTTCGATTCTGGTTCTCCATTTGCATTGATACCGGCATAATCAGGATAATACCCCTTCAATTCAACCTTTGCTCCATCATTTAATTCATAGGTTCTAGCTGGATTAAATAGATCGACAGTAAAACTTCCATAAGACTTAGAAGGATCTGCTTTGCTATCTAAAGAAAATGACATTTTCTGAAATTGATTTAAACGAAAATCAACTTGGTACACGGCAAATCCATCAAATTTCAGAGGCTCATTTACACGGATTTGGTCTTTTTTAACTTCTGTCTGTTCACCATTTTCTCCGTTTTTATACAGCACGACATTTGATTGGAAGTTCTTAGCTATGATCCCGTTCCTCTCTAATGCTGCATCAAACACTTCTGGGGCTTCACCTTGTTGGTATTGTTCAAAGATAAATTGTTCATTTTTAAGCGAATACTCTTTATCCGTTCCTGGTATTTCGTAGGTTTCTCCTTCTTCGATCCAGAGTAATTCATCTACATAAAACCCTGGAACAAATCGTAAAACTCCTCCGATTAAAAATATGATTAATCCAACGTGGTTTACATAAGCTCCCCACCTAGAGAATCTATTTTTTTCAGCCAGTATGTTACCATTCTCTTCTCGTATTTTGTATCGCTTTTTCTTCAACTTTTCTTTTACCAGCTCATAATCTTCCTCTTTGATCGTACTAGAAGAAACAGAGTTAACTAAACGTTGCTTTTTCATGAATTGATCATGTCGAGTTACTCGCTGATTTTTAAGAGATTTGTATAAAGGGATACCTCTATCTAAACTAGCAATAATAATAGAGGTTCCTAGCATACCAATAAGTAGTAAGTACCACCATGAACTATAGAGATTATGAAATCCTAATGTGTAATAAAGCGTACCTAAAGATCCATATTGATCTGCATAGTGAACGGCAGGATTAATATTAGGAGGTATATACATTTCTTGTGGAAAAATAGTTCCTATAGCTGAAGCAATTAGTGTGACAATGATAATCGTTACTCCAACTTTTACAGAAGAGAAAAAGTTCCAAATTTGATCTATAATCGTTTTGTTATACGTTTGGGAACGTCTAGCACTTCCTTCATAACGCATATCATGGATCGCTTCTTTTTTTGCTTCTTCTGTCAGTGCTTGTCCACACGCCTGACAAAGGACTGTTCCATATGTATTTATGTGACCGCATTCACATGTAATATTTTTCATTCCCTCTCCCCCTTTCCCTTATGGCATGATACTTTGTAAATGCCGATCAATTTCTTCCTTGGTCATAGTAGATTCAATCACATCTACTACCTCCCCTTCTGGAGAAATCAAGAATGTTGTAGGGAGTGGAATCACCCCATATTGTTTCACCACATCACGGTTTCCATCAAGCACTACATCAAATGTTAAGCCATATTGCGAGATAAAGTTTTCCACTTGAAATAAAGGTTCGCCTACATTCACTGCTAAAATCTCTACACCCTTATCACGATAAACTTCCGACAATTCTTGCATATAAGGCATCTCTTCCTTACAAGGTTTACACCAAGTTCCCCAAAAATTTAAGAAAACCCCTTTACCCTTATAATCTTCTAAACTAATTTGACTTCCATCTACGGAAGTTAAAGTAAAATTAGGAGCCATATCTCCAGTGGAGATCATCTTCTTTTGCTCGCTGCTGTAATTAGCATATAAAGTATACGCAATGGCTAAAGCAAGGACTAATAAGATTCCTGTGCGTATCCAAAGGCGTTGCTTTTTTTTGTGGCTCATAGTATTTCTCCTTTCTGGTGTTCTTTATAACAATAAAAATAGTAAAAAAGCTAATTGATATGTAAGAATTATACTCATAAAAAAACGAGAGAAGGAAATCACACCATCACTCGCCAATATGTGTCAATATTCACTAGTATAGCATTTTTTTATGAATTCGTTTGCAACAAGTTTGACGATTATGTGAATGTCCCTACCCCAAGGAGTAAACAGAAAAGTAGCTGATACAAAACCAAGCATGACTGCACAAGGGTTTCCGCTGCAGGGGGACGCTTTCCACTTCGAAAAGCGAAAGGCGCGCGTTCAGCCGCGGCAGGAAAGTTCAGAAGACCGAGGAGGCAGCTTTTAAGCCACCGGAGGGCTTTTGGACTTTCCCGAGCGGTTGCGCACCTGTAGCTAGACACGGCATCTTCACGTTAAAGCTCCTGTGGGGTCTCAGTAACCCACCTCTCCCGTAGGAGTCGCCCCCTTCCGCTCCAACCCCAAAGATGTATTTTGTAAAAGCACTAATTTTGCATTATTAGGAAATTAAATACAACTCAAAAAGATACATCCATTTTTCAGGATGTATCTCTTTCATATTCTTCCAAAATTTTATAATTTAATTCAAGTTACGTTTCGCTCCGCCCTCAGCCATGGCGTGTAATTGTTTCACTTCATGAGGGGATAACTCTCTAGTTTCACCTGCTTTTAAGAAACCAAGCGTTAGGAATCCAAATTGTTCACGCTTCAGTTTTTGCACCGGGTGTCCAATTGCTTCAAACATACGTCTTACTTGGCGATTACGACCTTCATGAATCGTTATTTGGATAATTGCTTTATCCTTATCTTTTTCACCAGATAAGAACTTTAGCTTGGCTGGTGCTGTTTTACCATCTTCTAGTTTAATTCCTTTTTCTAACATACGTAAACTTTCTCGTGTTGGGATTCCTTTTACACGAGCAATGTACGTCTTAGGGATCTCAAACTTTGGATGCATTAGTTTGTTTGCAAACTCTCCATCGTTCGTAAGTAATAACAGACCAGTCGTCTGATAATCTAGTCGACCAACAGGGTAGATTCTTTCTTTGATTTCAGGTAGAAGATCTACTACTGTTTTTCGCCCTTTATCGTCTGTAGCAGCCGATAAGACGCCAGCAGGTTTATACATTAAGAAATATACTTTTTCTTCTGTTTCAATTTGCACACCATTTACTTCTATACGGTCTGTATCCGTTACTTTTACTCCTAATTCACGAATTACTTTACCATTTACTTTAACTGCACCATTTTGAATCAACTCTTCAGCTTTACGACGAGAAGCGATGCCAGCATGTGCAATAACTTTTTGTAATCTTTCCAAGAACATTCACCTTTTTCTACATATTGTGTCCCTATGAATTATGTCACATTACGCTCCAAATGCAAAGCACTACTAAGAGGAATACATAACTTACTAAAAAAAAGATGCATCTATATAATAGAATGCACCTTTCAAAACTATTTTCCTCTTACGCAAATAACCAGGTAACCACTACTATGGAAGCAATGATACCTACTAAGTCTGCTAGCAGTCCCACCTTTAGGGCATCTCCCATTTTCTTTATCCCTACAGCTCCAAAGTATACTGTTAAAACATAGAAAGTTGTGTCCGTACTACCTTGAAGTGTAGCTGCTAATCGACCAATGTAGGAATCCGGTCCAAACGTTGCTGTTAGATCACTCATCATTCCTAAAGCAGCTGTACCAGAAATCGGTCTAATTAATGCTAATGGAATAATGTCCGATGGTACACCCAAATAAGATAGAGGAATAGCAAGTAACCCTGTGAAAAAACCTAACGCTCCAGACGCCCGGAACACAGTAATAGCAACCAACATTCCAATTAGAAAAGGAATAATTGAAACAGCAATCGAAATACCCTCTTTTCCACCTTCTACAAAACTTTCATACGTCGGGACTCTTTTATAGGTCCCATATAATAAGATAAAAGCAATAAGAAAGGGAATTAAATACATAGAAATGGTTGTCATAGCTTGCATTATTCCATCCCCTTTCTTACTCTCCTAAAATAAAAATACCGATCAATAAAAATGGCTGCTATTCCAGAAATTAAAGTTGCTAATATAGTAGGTCCTACAATATCTGTAGGGTTATCGGCTCCGTATTTCATTCTAATTGCAATAACGGTTGTCGGAATAAGGGTTATGCTAGAAGTATTTATTGCTAAGAACGTAATCATCGACCTACTAACAACCGGTTTGTTACCATTTAATTCTTTTAACTGTTCCATTGCTTTAATCCCTAAAGGAGTGGCTGCATTTCCTAGTCCAAACATGTTTGCCATCATATTGGATAATATATATCCCATCGCTGGGTGGTTCGCTGGAACCTCTGGGAATAATTTGCTAATAATTGGACGAAATAGCAGCCCTAGTTTATCTAATAGACCAGCATCTTGGGCAATTCTCATTAAACCCAACCAAAAGACCAACACGCTAATTAATCCTATACATAACGTTACCGCTTCGTTTGCTGAAGAGAAGATGGCTGCATTAACTTCATTCATTGTTCCGTTCACCAGCGCAAAGAGTAAACCCATCACTAGCATAACGACCCATATGATGTTAACCATTGTAGTTAAGCCCTATCATAGTTGAGAAGATGCCTTTAAACCATTCAAAAAACGACTTCTTCTCTTCTGACTTTTCATAGGAAAAGATGATTGGAGCACTAGAAACAATTTGATTATTAAGTGTAAGAGAGAGATTTCCTATATGCTTAGGAACATCTTTTTCTTCATCCCATTTTGGTTTAATCACTTGGATATCTACTTTTACCTCTTCTTCTTTATCTTTATGGATAGGATACATAACATTGTGTTCAACAGACAAATGCCCCTGATAAAATTTGTCTTCTACTTTTACTTCTTCTCCTTCTGCAAAAAACACTTTATTATCATAATTTTGAAATCCATACTCGTATAGCTGGATATGGTCATTCCAATCATCGGGACCATTTAAGGTAACAACAATTAAATTTTGATCTCCTTGAGATGCTGTTGTAACGAGCGTGCGTTTTGCTCTCTTTGTATAACCAGTTTTACCACCTGTACAGTATTGGTATTTTTCTGTAAGTAGCCTGTTTTTATTTTTCCATACACGATCCCAATCAGCCGAAGGATCTTTAGAACGGTACGCTTCCGTTCCAGAAATAATTGCAAACTCTTCATTTTTCATAGCGTATTGCATTAAGATAGCCATGTCATAAGCAGTGGAGACATGATTTTCATGATCATCTAATCCATGTGGGTTAGCAAAATGAGTATTTTTCATGCCAATTAGTTCTGCTTTTTCATTCATTAAATAAACAAAACCTTCTAAACTCCCTCCAACATGTTCCGCAATCGCAACAGCTGCATCATTACCAGAGCGTAACATCAAACCGTAAACCAAGTCTTGTAATTTTTCTTTTTGTCCAGGTTTTAAATATAGGGAGCTACCTTCTGTAAATGCAGCTTTATCACTGACTGTAACGGTGTTTTGCATCATACCGGATTCAACAGCAATAATTGCAGTCATAATTTTGGTGATCGATGCAATTCTTTCTTTGTTATGAGCATCTTTTTCAAATAAGATCCGACCAGAATCTTGATCTAACAAGACCGCATTTCTAGAGCTTACAGATACTGCTTGTACTTCTTTAATAGGAATTAAACTAATAAGGAGCGCACTTACTAACACAATGGCCCACCATTTTCTTTTAGTCATACGTATCTCACCTTACCTATTCCGTCATTTGTACAAGTCTATGCGGTAATTAATGAGATATGAACAGAATGTGAGGAGTACTAGATATAACATAACCACTACGTGACTGCACAGGGATTTATCTAGTTACGTCAATACTTAAAATTATCGATTTCAAAACCTTATCTCTAGAATAACAAAAAGGCAGATTCACTTAGAACCTACCTTTCTTCTAAATTTATCTAGGACTATAAAAATACCTATGAAAACTTTACTGCGTAGGAGGAATGTATGCTTTGGCTCTTTCTAATCGATCTGCTACGTTTTTCCAGTTTACTACATTCCAAAATGCTTCTACATATTCCGGTCGTCTGTTTTCATATTGTAAATAATACGCATGCTCCCACACATCTAGGGCTAAAATTGGTATCGTATTCCACTGCGTTAATAACATATGTCTTTCCGATTGTAGTATTTCTAATCGCTTAGGTTGCGCAGCCCAAACTAGGATTGCCCACCCCACACCTTCCACTGCTTTTGCAGCCTCTGAAAAGTGGCTTTTAAACGCTTGATAAGACCCAAAATCTTTTTCTATCTGTTTTCTTAACCTGCCAGTGGGTTCACCCCCACCTTCTGGAGATAAGTTAGTCCAAAATATTGTGTGCAAATAATGTCCTGAACCATGAAAAGCTAGTTCTCTTGATTCTGCCTTTACAGAGGTAAAGTCTCCAGTTTCTCTAGCTTGTTGTAATGCTTTTTCCGCTTTATTTAAACCCGTTACATAAGATTGATGATGTTTAGTATGATGCAATCTCATAATTTCTTCCGCAATATACGGCTCTAAGGCATTATACGAATAGGGTAGTGGAGGTAATACATGTTCCCCTATCGGCGTAACATTTCCGTTTGTTCTTTCGAAACTTAATTGAATTTGCGAACTTAATTGATTTGCAAGTTCCTCAAAGTGATGAAGATTACTTGATCGATTCGTCAATAATCTTTCTCCTTCTAATCGAAGAACACGATGCAAATCCAGTAATTTTTGATCTGAGATATCTTCTTGTAAAATCCATTTCGCAATGTCTTTTTCCCACTCTAAAACCGCTTGGATGTATGATTCATTTTTCACAGGATGTCCCCCTAACGTTCATTTCGGTTCCATGACAAACCTATGAGAAAACAGAAGAAAGTATGACTAACCTTTGAATCAGTAAACTTTTCAGATTGTATCTTTAACAAAAAGAAAGCTATCCATTCAAGGGAATGGATAGCTTTCTGATTATGATTTTGTCGATTGAACCATTTTCGTGCGATAGTCCGTTTCGTAGTATTCTAATTCTTCACGTAAAGATTGGAATGGTTGTTCAATTTCTTTGATTAATTCTTGAAAATGACTCGGAACGTCTTGATGAAATTTAATTGCGTTTCTTCCTGTGTAGGCCGATCTACTGTTCTCATACCATACATCTGTTTTTGGAGAGAAGAATTCTTCCACACACTGATGATACACTTTATACAGCACTTGTTCTGCCGTTTGTTTAGAAAACGGTTCGTTTGAAGCTATCCACTGACATGCTACAGCAGATTCATTTGTATAGACAACTAGTTTTCTAAATGCAGACCAAATTAATTTACCGTACTCTTGATCCATACTTGACTGTGCTAACCAAGAAGAAAGACTGTGTTCATTTGCATACACTTCGACTTTTTCACCAATATCTCTTAAAGCTAAACTGACATCTTCTAATTGTTGCTTAATAAGTGAATTACTCAATATATTCTCCTCCAAACTTCATGGTTACGATACCTTATTCATCAAAAGAATCTACAGTTTCCTGAAAACGTTCAAAGAATAAATCTGCCTCTTCTTGCACATCGTCTTCTTCTACTCGGTCTGGAAGAGGTGGCAATTCACTAATTTCTTTTAAATTAAAGTAATCTAAAAATTCCTTTGTTGTTCCATACATTATTGGACGACCTGGTGCATCCATCCTGCCTACATCCTTAATTAGTCCTTTTGCCATAAGCGTTTGAATTGGTCTTTCCGTCTTAACACCACGAATTTGTTCAATTTCAACCCTTGTAATAGGCTGCTTATAAGCAATAATTGCTAACGTTTCTAAACCTGCTTGTGACAAAGTAGATACAGATGGCGACTCTACCAATCTTCTTAAATAAATGGAATGCGTTTTTTTTGTAACCAGTTGATACGTGCCTGCTAAAAGTACAACCGTTAGTCCACGTGTTTCATCTGCTTCAAAATCTTCTTGCATCTCTTTCACTATTGTACTCGCTTGACTTTCTTCCATTTCCATTACCGCACATATCTGCTTTAGGGTTAAACCTTCGTCTCCTGCTGCAAAAAGCAGACTTTCTAAAATCGCCTTCCATTTAATCATTTCCACTTGCAAATATCCTCCTACACCTTCTTCTACTCCTTGTTAAGCCTACTATCTCACTTAGTTAACGGAATACAAAAAGAGCTCGTCAAAATTCGTTGCTTGTTCTACTTTAATCTCCTGTTGCTTCATTAATTCTAATAATGCTAAAAAAGTAACCACAATATGATCCTTTTGTTCATAAGGAAATAGCGAAGAAAAAGACTTTTTACCTTTCACTCTTTTTAATTCGCCTAAAATTTCTTCCATCCTTTTTTCTATAGGTATTTCTTGTTTCGTTATAGTCGATGTCTTAGGTTTTTGGATTTTCTTTCTTCTTAACAACTTATGAAAAGCACCCAACATATCATACACAGTTACACCTTTTTCTAATGGTGCTACTCTATTTGGGTCCACATACTCTGATAAATCTGTGGGTGGTTTCGTGTAGATTAAGCTTCTTTCTTCTTCTCTTTGTTTTAATTCTACAGCAGCCTCTTTATATTTTCTGTACTCTATTAACCTTTCCACTAACTCATCACGTGGATCTTCTTCTATTTCAAACAATAC is a genomic window containing:
- the resB gene encoding cytochrome c biogenesis protein ResB; this encodes MKNITCECGHINTYGTVLCQACGQALTEEAKKEAIHDMRYEGSARRSQTYNKTIIDQIWNFFSSVKVGVTIIIVTLIASAIGTIFPQEMYIPPNINPAVHYADQYGSLGTLYYTLGFHNLYSSWWYLLLIGMLGTSIIIASLDRGIPLYKSLKNQRVTRHDQFMKKQRLVNSVSSSTIKEEDYELVKEKLKKKRYKIREENGNILAEKNRFSRWGAYVNHVGLIIFLIGGVLRFVPGFYVDELLWIEEGETYEIPGTDKEYSLKNEQFIFEQYQQGEAPEVFDAALERNGIIAKNFQSNVVLYKNGENGEQTEVKKDQIRVNEPLKFDGFAVYQVDFRLNQFQKMSFSLDSKADPSKSYGSFTVDLFNPARTYELNDGAKVELKGYYPDYAGINANGEPESKSPVPNNPAFLFSMITPETPNGETAFLGIQQNVEPLGENQFKLSFAGLDTRNISGLTIRKDLTLWVLALGGLIFMIGVMQGSYWNHRRLWIKRSGEITYISGLTNKNWLGLKRELDGVMEGTGFPLLHDQREQFNERKEGTA
- a CDS encoding response regulator transcription factor yields the protein MEDKMKILVVDDEERIRRLLKMYLEREGYEVTEAEDGITALQLGVDFHFDCILLDVMMPGMDGMEVCEGIREKKNTPIIMLTAKGEEANRVQGFELGTDDYIVKPFSPREVILRVKALLRRTNSATLVNPEPRAKDVLVFPHLTIDNDAHRVTADGVEVSLTPKEYELLHFLAKTPDKVFDRENLLKEVWQYEFFGDLRTVDTHVKRLREKLNKVSEPAAKMIVTVWGVGYKFEVVQ
- the resA gene encoding thiol-disulfide oxidoreductase ResA, giving the protein MSHKKKQRLWIRTGILLVLALAIAYTLYANYSSEQKKMISTGDMAPNFTLTSVDGSQISLEDYKGKGVFLNFWGTWCKPCKEEMPYMQELSEVYRDKGVEILAVNVGEPLFQVENFISQYGLTFDVVLDGNRDVVKQYGVIPLPTTFLISPEGEVVDVIESTMTKEEIDRHLQSIMP
- a CDS encoding pseudouridine synthase, producing MERLQKVIAHAGIASRRKAEELIQNGAVKVNGKVIRELGVKVTDTDRIEVNGVQIETEEKVYFLMYKPAGVLSAATDDKGRKTVVDLLPEIKERIYPVGRLDYQTTGLLLLTNDGEFANKLMHPKFEIPKTYIARVKGIPTRESLRMLEKGIKLEDGKTAPAKLKFLSGEKDKDKAIIQITIHEGRNRQVRRMFEAIGHPVQKLKREQFGFLTLGFLKAGETRELSPHEVKQLHAMAEGGAKRNLN
- a CDS encoding spore maturation protein, with protein sequence MQAMTTISMYLIPFLIAFILLYGTYKRVPTYESFVEGGKEGISIAVSIIPFLIGMLVAITVFRASGALGFFTGLLAIPLSYLGVPSDIIPLALIRPISGTAALGMMSDLTATFGPDSYIGRLAATLQGSTDTTFYVLTVYFGAVGIKKMGDALKVGLLADLVGIIASIVVVTWLFA
- a CDS encoding D-alanyl-D-alanine carboxypeptidase family protein, whose amino-acid sequence is MTKRKWWAIVLVSALLISLIPIKEVQAVSVSSRNAVLLDQDSGRILFEKDAHNKERIASITKIMTAIIAVESGMMQNTVTVSDKAAFTEGSSLYLKPGQKEKLQDLVYGLMLRSGNDAAVAIAEHVGGSLEGFVYLMNEKAELIGMKNTHFANPHGLDDHENHVSTAYDMAILMQYAMKNEEFAIISGTEAYRSKDPSADWDRVWKNKNRLLTEKYQYCTGGKTGYTKRAKRTLVTTASQGDQNLIVVTLNGPDDWNDHIQLYEYGFQNYDNKVFFAEGEEVKVEDKFYQGHLSVEHNVMYPIHKDKEEEVKVDIQVIKPKWDEEKDVPKHIGNLSLTLNNQIVSSAPIIFSYEKSEEKKSFFEWFKGIFSTMIGLNYNG
- a CDS encoding ATP-binding protein, with translation MKIWKSVVGKLWITILLLVSFVLFVLTILLLEFFQNYHVDEVEKELLRSAEKVSTILAEHSELMYGLEIVDEIIDSPSQVIITDAEGNRLHATKSEELVVSNKDIASSPMLLKVFTGETVTQEIRVGTLSGSRDRYENVIVSGTPYKHTDGKTYGVFVFQSLQVLKQTTQQTTQVILLAAGIAIILTTIFAFFLSTRITAPLRKMREAAFEVSKGNFSSKVPILTNDEIGELATAFNQMGRQITYHIHALNQEKEQLFSILSSMADGVITINRDGTVLITNPPADRFLEQAHYEKEGEAFQAVPKDVVLLFSKVMETEKEQFTEMTVQGRTYMIVITPLYNEQSVRGAVAVLRDMTEERKHDVLRKDFIANVSHELRTPISMLQGYSEAIMDDIAGTDEEKKEFAKIIYDESLRMGRLVNDLLDLARMEAGYQSISKDDVPISSFIKRISLKFQGVARESSVQLSTENELLGSIWADPDRLEQVFTNLIDNALRHTPEGGNVKIKSSRKGSNAIFEVQDSGQGIHEDDLPFVFERFYKADKARTRGKSGTGLGLAIVKNIINAHGGSIEVRSKLGQGTTFIIELPIKMQNERR
- the ccsB gene encoding c-type cytochrome biogenesis protein CcsB, translating into MYTISSTLLYGAFVLYLISIALIAGSVKGTKDSKVNRFGKWGIGLTTIGFILQLGYFVVRWIAAGHAPVSNLFEFTTFFGMMLVGAFLLLFSIYRTTILGLAALPIAVLVIAYASMFPREVSPLIPALQSNWLAIHVITAALGEAILAISCAAGLLYLLKNVNQSKKSGKTTALELVLYGLVATVAFILITTVSSLSGFSSEMTWVDKAGETQDMDFTLPPVFGPNEYSIVNGSTFKPLIEVPAIINAKKLNTFVLSLIGGVILYWIIRLISRKRIGALIQPLVKNANNEVLDEINYRSVIIGFPVFTLGALIFAMIWAQIAWTRFWGWDPKEVWALVTWLFYAAYLHLRLGAGWSGERSAWLAVIGFVIIMFNLIVVNLVIAGLHSYA
- a CDS encoding nucleoside recognition domain-containing protein gives rise to the protein MVNIIWVVMLVMGLLFALVNGTMNEVNAAIFSSANEAVTLCIGLISVLVFWLGLMRIAQDAGLLDKLGLLFRPIISKLFPEVPANHPAMGYILSNMMANMFGLGNAATPLGIKAMEQLKELNGNKPVVSRSMITFLAINTSSITLIPTTVIAIRMKYGADNPTDIVGPTILATLISGIAAIFIDRYFYFRRVRKGME